One segment of Danaus plexippus chromosome 10, MEX_DaPlex, whole genome shotgun sequence DNA contains the following:
- the LOC116766649 gene encoding tRNA (guanine-N(7)-)-methyltransferase non-catalytic subunit wuho, producing MSCLAVSDDIVAVSNAFYIDFFYKSDNVINKLTIDPSPSEDETVTDLIISYDSKYLAVLLSLSKRVIIYELQHMQQILNITLPRRASKIRFNISNTQIFVADKTGDVLSYDIPLGNNGIKILGHLSLLLNVLQTDDSKYLISCDRDEKIKVSCYPNTYNIQTYCLGHKEFVNHIELLPHLTEYLTSSSGDGTVKIWNYVNGILMHTINTGNDLENTELQEKFCKTMDEDGIEVSSLPIVHYSISKYDENSSILAIAVHTYMKIMIYRLQSQNNKFSHNLISELSVDQFPFAIKVSNLSLYVYDNADFKIKEYHILNKNENIIIEFARDIQVFKERDCKSEKYDPDAIKVLFKRKFDNVQEYQERKKLRLEKS from the coding sequence ATGTCCTGTCTAGCTGTGAGTGATGATATTGTCGCAGTTTCAAATGCATTCTATatagactttttttataaatcagataatgttattaataaattaacaatcgATCCTTCACCTTCAGAGGATGAAACAGTAACGGACCTTATAATATCATATGATAGTAAGTATTTAGCCGTACTCTTGTCTCTTTCTAAAAGGGTAATAATTTACGAGCTACAACATATgcaacaaattttaaacattacactACCACGAAGAGCTAGTAAGATAAGATTTAACATAAGCAatacacaaatatttgtaGCTGATAAGACTGGTGATGTATTATCTTATGATATACCATTAGGGAACAATGGTATCAAAATCCTGGGACATTTAAGTCTTCTTCTAAACGTCTTACAAACTGATGACTCAAAGTATCTGATTTCATGTGACAGAGATGAAAAGATCAAAGTGTCGTGCTATCCaaacacatataatatacaaacatattgcTTGGGTCACAAGGAGTTTGTTAATCACATAGAACTCTTGCCACACTTAACAGAATATTTGACAAGTAGTTCCGGAGATGGAACTGTGAAAATTTGGAATTATGTAAATGGTATCTTAATGCACACTATTAATACCGGTAATGACTTAGAGAATACTGAGTTacaagaaaaattttgtaaaaccaTGGATGAAGATGGAATAGAAGTTTCATCATTACCCATAGTACATTattcaatatcaaaatatgatGAGAACTCAAGCATATTAGCAATTgcagtacatacatatatgaaaattatgatatacAGATTACAAtcacaaaataacaaattcagCCACAATTTAATATCAGAACTGTCAGTCGATCAATTTCCTTTTGCTATTAAAGTTAGCAACTTATCCTTATATGTATACGACAAtgctgattttaaaattaaggaatACCATATCCTTAATAAGAATGAGAATATAATAATCGAATTTGCAAGGGATATTCAAGTATTTAAAGAACGAGATTGTAAGTCTGAAAAATATGATCCAGATGCaatcaaagttttatttaaaagaaaatttgataatgtacAGGAATACCAGGAAAGGAAGAAACTAAGATTAGAGAAATCTTAA